In one Flavobacteriales bacterium genomic region, the following are encoded:
- the coaD gene encoding pantetheine-phosphate adenylyltransferase translates to MNAPIAVFPGTFDPITIGHVSIVRRALPLFSRMIIGIGVNTTKRTMFNEAQRAAWVREAFQGEPKVEVVAFEGLTVDLCRRVGATFIVRGLRNSTDHGYERSIALMNRQLAGVETLFLPSAPEHAHISSTIVRELIANKADVAALVPMDIRAALG, encoded by the coding sequence ATGAACGCCCCGATCGCCGTCTTCCCCGGCACCTTCGATCCGATCACCATCGGGCACGTGAGCATCGTGCGCCGCGCACTGCCGCTCTTCAGCCGGATGATCATCGGCATCGGCGTGAACACCACGAAGCGGACCATGTTCAACGAGGCGCAGCGCGCCGCTTGGGTGCGCGAGGCGTTCCAGGGCGAGCCCAAGGTGGAGGTGGTGGCCTTCGAGGGCCTCACGGTGGACCTCTGCCGGCGCGTGGGCGCCACCTTCATCGTGCGCGGCCTGCGCAACAGCACCGACCACGGCTACGAGCGCAGCATCGCCCTGATGAACCGCCAGCTCGCCGGGGTGGAAACGCTCTTCCTGCCCTCCGCACCGGAGCATGCCCACATCAGCAGCACCATCGTCCGGGAGCTCATCGCCAACAAAGCGGATGTGGCTGCGTTGGTACCCATGGATATCCGCGCCGCCCTGGGATGA
- the rsmD gene encoding 16S rRNA (guanine(966)-N(2))-methyltransferase RsmD, with amino-acid sequence MRVIGGKYRNRRIHPPAGTDARPTTDFAKEGLFNVLRNSVPLEGIRVLDLFAGTGNMSLEFLSQGADEVISVESDRKLFDFMQRTARELGETRWRMVKGDAFSFLAGHRGQYDIIFADPPFAMEGIERIPTLVQQAGSLGTEGLLIVEHSERVSLAHLPGFQRQRSYGLVQFSFFAPLPATNPASA; translated from the coding sequence ATGCGCGTCATAGGCGGCAAATACCGCAACCGCCGGATCCATCCGCCGGCCGGCACCGATGCCCGGCCGACCACCGACTTCGCCAAGGAAGGGCTCTTCAACGTGCTCCGCAACAGCGTGCCCCTCGAAGGCATCCGCGTGCTCGACCTGTTCGCCGGCACCGGCAACATGTCGCTCGAGTTCCTCTCCCAAGGGGCCGACGAGGTGATCAGCGTGGAGAGCGACCGAAAGCTCTTCGACTTCATGCAGCGCACGGCCCGCGAGCTCGGCGAAACGCGCTGGCGGATGGTGAAGGGCGACGCATTCTCCTTCCTCGCCGGCCACCGCGGCCAGTACGACATCATCTTCGCCGACCCCCCCTTCGCCATGGAAGGCATCGAACGCATCCCTACCTTGGTGCAGCAGGCCGGATCGCTCGGGACGGAAGGGCTGCTGATCGTGGAGCACTCGGAGCGGGTGAGCCTTGCGCACCTGCCGGGGTTCCAGCGCCAGCGGAGCTACGGCCTGGTGCAGTTCAGCTTCTTCGCCCCCCTCCCCGCCACGAACCCTGCATCCGCATGA
- a CDS encoding thioesterase domain-containing protein yields MGWTNLMVIRRSGKGAPLVCVQCDAGNRLLPRYLQQDRPAFAFKHQGDDGKRIALKTVPAIAAHYLDELREAQPSGPYILCGYSFGGIVAYEMAQQLSAAGERVPLLAIIDSYAPSLHSEAMREGRRLHTLLKDAVMRRIVEDCLAKGLPLSGKLRHFHIIDTYSKAVTAYRPLPYAGHLAVLRSADGWGRVDLGWKPLAAGGFSLHLVPGDHYDLVKEPNVRRLAGYLGECIAAAEDLPPSAVPSRS; encoded by the coding sequence ATGGGCTGGACGAACCTGATGGTCATCCGTCGGTCGGGAAAAGGCGCGCCCTTGGTATGCGTGCAATGCGACGCGGGCAACCGCCTGCTTCCTAGATACCTTCAACAGGACCGTCCGGCGTTCGCATTCAAGCACCAGGGCGATGACGGCAAGCGCATCGCCCTGAAGACCGTGCCCGCCATCGCCGCGCACTACCTCGACGAGCTCCGGGAGGCGCAACCGAGCGGCCCCTATATCCTCTGCGGCTATTCATTCGGAGGCATCGTGGCCTACGAGATGGCGCAGCAGTTGTCGGCTGCCGGTGAGCGGGTGCCCCTTTTGGCCATCATCGATTCCTACGCCCCATCGCTGCACAGCGAGGCCATGCGCGAGGGACGTCGGCTGCATACCCTCCTGAAGGATGCGGTGATGCGCCGGATCGTGGAGGATTGCCTGGCAAAGGGACTGCCCCTCTCCGGGAAGCTCCGCCACTTCCACATCATCGACACTTACAGCAAGGCGGTGACGGCGTACCGCCCGCTTCCGTATGCCGGGCACCTCGCCGTGCTCCGCTCAGCCGACGGCTGGGGCCGCGTGGACCTGGGCTGGAAGCCATTGGCCGCAGGAGGGTTCAGCCTCCACCTCGTGCCCGGCGATCACTACGACCTGGTGAAGGAGCCGAATGTGCGCCGCCTGGCGGGCTACCTCGGGGAGTGCATCGCTGCGGCGGAGGATCTGCCGCCCTCCGCCGTTCCTTCGCGGTCGTGA
- a CDS encoding DUF3822 family protein: MKSGGWSSPRYQSARERAWHLSILMAHEAIAWCAHAMDTGEPTALQWSADASALDSEALPQAPASVSFVTLPEWSTLVPEAALEPGTEAAHLRLVHGGLPTGALRNEPFDSLGAVCIYVHDDESERMVLDRFPGAQPVPMQALMLRGALALAGEGPALLLHRSHDRLDAAVADQGRVLLTNTYPAKSSQDALYYALLAAEGCGLRPGDLMLHHGGTHLTAHERDLLKRYFPRERDAAARWPALQGAGLDPFRWSALLEQFACAS, encoded by the coding sequence ATGAAGAGCGGAGGCTGGTCGTCGCCGCGCTACCAGAGCGCCCGGGAACGGGCGTGGCACCTGAGCATCCTGATGGCGCACGAAGCCATCGCCTGGTGCGCCCACGCCATGGACACCGGCGAGCCCACGGCGCTGCAGTGGTCGGCCGATGCCTCGGCCCTCGATTCGGAGGCGCTGCCTCAGGCGCCGGCATCCGTCTCCTTCGTCACCCTGCCGGAGTGGAGCACGCTGGTGCCCGAAGCCGCCTTGGAGCCGGGCACCGAGGCCGCGCACCTGCGCCTGGTGCATGGCGGCCTGCCCACCGGGGCCTTGCGCAACGAGCCGTTCGACAGCCTGGGGGCGGTATGCATCTATGTGCACGACGACGAGAGCGAGCGCATGGTGCTGGACCGCTTCCCTGGGGCGCAGCCGGTACCCATGCAGGCGCTCATGCTGCGCGGCGCGCTGGCGCTGGCCGGCGAGGGGCCTGCCCTCCTCCTCCATCGGAGCCACGACCGGCTGGATGCGGCCGTCGCCGACCAAGGCCGGGTGCTTCTCACCAACACCTATCCGGCGAAGAGCTCGCAGGATGCGCTGTACTACGCGCTGCTGGCCGCGGAGGGGTGCGGGCTGCGCCCCGGCGACCTCATGCTGCATCATGGCGGCACACACCTCACCGCGCACGAGCGTGACCTGCTGAAGCGCTATTTCCCTCGGGAGCGCGATGCAGCGGCACGCTGGCCCGCGCTCCAAGGCGCCGGCCTTGATCCGTTCCGCTGGTCGGCGCTGCTGGAACAGTTCGCATGCGCGTCATAG
- a CDS encoding AAA family ATPase, translating to MPQNTAARPLSQRLLADLGHAPTAGQQRAIEAFERLLLTQRELPTLVLRGYAGTGKTTLVGALVRALKAMRSPVILLAPTGRAAKVLAAHAGAEASTIHRRIYRVGEGEDGPGVSIAANKDAGALFIVDEASMIGAAGGDEAFGTRDLLRDLLEHVFGAPGCRLLLVGDPAQLPPVGSDRSPALTVADLRALGLTAGAVDLTEVVRQADASGILRNATALRALLGRSVALGEHGPADDSGGASAVLLPRFMPFSDVIRVNGHELQEALESAYARDGDDEVCVVCRSNKRAYLYNQQVRVRIHGYEEEVSPGDRLMVVRNNYLWAGLNGRPGLIANGEQVLVKRVRGIEERHGLRFADMVLGWWTGLEERELEAKVMLDTLALESPALPLPRMRLLAQAVAEGVPSSSRSARMKQLREDPYANALQVKYAYAVTGHKAQGGQWRTVFVDQGYITEEMIDREYIRWLYTAVTRATDRLYLLNFHPRFWGEEA from the coding sequence ATGCCCCAGAACACCGCAGCCAGGCCCCTTTCCCAACGCTTGCTCGCCGACCTGGGCCATGCGCCCACCGCGGGCCAGCAGCGGGCTATCGAGGCATTCGAGCGCCTGCTCCTCACGCAGCGCGAGCTGCCGACGCTCGTGCTGCGGGGCTACGCCGGCACGGGCAAGACCACCTTGGTGGGTGCCTTGGTGCGGGCGCTCAAAGCCATGCGGTCGCCCGTTATCCTGCTGGCACCCACGGGCAGGGCGGCCAAGGTGCTGGCGGCGCACGCGGGTGCGGAGGCCAGTACCATCCATCGCCGCATCTATCGGGTGGGTGAGGGGGAAGATGGCCCGGGCGTGAGCATCGCGGCGAACAAGGATGCAGGCGCGCTCTTCATCGTCGACGAGGCCAGCATGATCGGCGCTGCCGGCGGCGACGAAGCCTTCGGGACGCGCGACCTCCTGCGCGACCTCCTTGAGCATGTCTTCGGCGCCCCCGGATGCCGCCTCTTGCTGGTGGGCGACCCGGCGCAGCTGCCACCCGTGGGCAGCGACCGCAGCCCGGCGCTCACCGTCGCCGACCTGCGGGCCCTCGGCCTCACTGCGGGCGCAGTGGACCTCACCGAGGTGGTGCGGCAGGCCGATGCCTCGGGTATCCTGCGCAACGCCACTGCGCTGCGGGCGCTGCTCGGGCGCTCGGTTGCGCTGGGTGAGCACGGCCCGGCGGACGATTCCGGCGGCGCCTCAGCGGTGCTCCTGCCGCGCTTCATGCCCTTCAGCGATGTCATCCGTGTGAATGGGCATGAGCTCCAGGAGGCCCTGGAGTCCGCCTATGCACGGGATGGGGATGACGAGGTGTGCGTGGTGTGCCGGAGCAACAAGCGGGCCTACCTCTACAACCAGCAGGTGCGCGTCCGCATCCATGGCTACGAGGAGGAGGTCTCCCCTGGCGACCGGCTCATGGTGGTGCGCAACAATTACCTCTGGGCAGGCCTCAATGGCCGTCCCGGGCTCATCGCCAACGGCGAGCAGGTGCTGGTGAAGCGCGTGCGCGGCATCGAGGAGCGCCATGGGCTGCGGTTCGCCGACATGGTGCTCGGCTGGTGGACCGGCCTCGAGGAGCGCGAGCTGGAGGCGAAGGTGATGCTCGATACGCTGGCCTTGGAGAGCCCAGCGCTCCCTCTGCCCCGCATGCGTTTGCTTGCGCAGGCGGTGGCCGAAGGCGTGCCAAGCAGCTCGCGATCCGCGCGCATGAAGCAGCTCCGCGAGGACCCCTATGCGAATGCCCTGCAGGTGAAGTATGCCTACGCGGTCACCGGCCACAAGGCCCAAGGCGGCCAATGGCGCACGGTGTTCGTGGACCAGGGCTACATCACGGAGGAGATGATCGACCGGGAGTACATCCGATGGCTCTACACCGCTGTCACCAGGGCCACCGATAGGCTGTACCTCCTCAATTTCCACCCCCGGTTCTGGGGCGAGGAGGCTTGA
- a CDS encoding 4'-phosphopantetheinyl transferase superfamily protein, producing the protein MTVRTITLHCALPEPAGTVAHRAQGLPAPGSVHLWFAPLRDLEAFHDRYLGMLDAEEHERAARFRQEADRMRYILGHGFLRETLAHCLQAQPEALRFSRGPFGKPAVDGSGIRFNFSDTKDAVLIGASSDEEIGVDLETAHRRVEHDAVAQHYFTPEEVEELEALAQTAAKERFLELWTRKEAVLKASGVGIMDDLRAMRVSTGRHCMRVQHPAFAAHAAAEYHIGTWRIGDAHIASLASARPLTPIWVRLGA; encoded by the coding sequence GTGACCGTCCGGACCATCACCCTTCATTGCGCCCTGCCTGAGCCGGCCGGCACCGTCGCCCACCGTGCGCAGGGCCTTCCAGCGCCCGGCTCCGTCCACCTGTGGTTCGCCCCCCTCCGCGATCTGGAGGCCTTCCATGACCGCTACCTGGGCATGCTGGATGCCGAGGAGCACGAGCGTGCAGCCCGCTTCAGGCAGGAAGCGGACCGCATGCGCTACATCCTCGGCCATGGATTCCTGCGCGAAACGCTTGCGCACTGCCTCCAGGCGCAGCCCGAAGCCCTCCGCTTCAGCCGCGGGCCGTTCGGCAAGCCCGCCGTTGACGGGAGCGGAATTCGGTTCAACTTCAGCGACACCAAGGATGCCGTGCTCATCGGCGCTTCCTCCGACGAGGAGATCGGGGTGGACCTGGAGACGGCGCACCGGCGCGTGGAGCACGATGCCGTGGCCCAGCACTACTTCACCCCCGAGGAAGTGGAGGAACTGGAGGCGCTCGCGCAAACGGCTGCGAAGGAGCGCTTCCTGGAGCTATGGACCCGCAAGGAGGCCGTGCTGAAGGCCAGCGGCGTGGGCATCATGGATGACCTCCGCGCCATGCGCGTGAGCACGGGCCGCCACTGCATGCGCGTGCAGCACCCCGCATTCGCGGCGCATGCGGCGGCGGAATACCACATCGGCACCTGGCGGATCGGCGATGCCCACATCGCGAGCCTTGCATCCGCGCGCCCGCTGACCCCGATCTGGGTGCGGCTAGGTGCTTGA
- a CDS encoding TlpA disulfide reductase family protein, with protein sequence MRKALAAFAFISALAATAQEAVIDVHAPAYAGKAILLYRYQDLFTLRTERLATAPIGEDGHARLSAPVEGTAKLRLRVGEAFADLYARPGARYSVAFHPPAKGMATSLGGSTRAALVFTALDALDANALTADLNGRIDAFIAEDLATDQAAGMQALEVQRKQGAAPDSAKRPPTLFVMPTWSKVRVDTFEQKVRRYYRDVDDPWFAHYLTYSFAGLRHGPRVNEAELFAQYLKGQPVRYDDPEYVRFIRSFFAEQLVAAERFHGPALARAFELGQPDSLGAILAANDFLRDDARLRELVMIDLLHQQYHGRIVKRAGAEAILRRVSEASPFPEHRLIAANMLWDLTSMRVGQRLPPMRLEDMQGRDLALDSLLAGPVCIVFTASWCSYCDLEMQGLEQLHSEYKGIVPIIAIGLDQDPEPLRRYIKAHPGMGFRWLRAQAEQQVRDDLRLKSLPAVFLLNDGVLARSPAPLPSRGLGAVFHQVKAEAERSGRIKVWDE encoded by the coding sequence ATGAGGAAGGCCCTTGCCGCATTCGCTTTCATCAGCGCGCTCGCCGCAACCGCGCAGGAGGCGGTGATCGATGTGCATGCGCCCGCCTACGCGGGCAAGGCCATCCTGCTCTACCGCTATCAGGACCTCTTCACCCTGCGGACCGAGCGGCTCGCCACAGCGCCGATCGGCGAGGACGGGCACGCCCGGCTCTCCGCCCCGGTGGAGGGCACGGCGAAGCTGCGGCTGCGCGTGGGCGAGGCCTTCGCTGACCTCTACGCCCGGCCGGGAGCGCGGTACAGCGTGGCCTTCCATCCGCCCGCGAAGGGCATGGCCACCAGCCTGGGCGGCAGCACCCGCGCCGCCCTGGTGTTCACCGCCCTGGATGCGCTGGACGCCAATGCGCTCACCGCCGACCTCAACGGCCGGATCGATGCCTTCATCGCGGAGGACCTGGCCACCGACCAGGCGGCCGGGATGCAGGCGCTGGAGGTGCAGCGCAAGCAGGGCGCAGCGCCCGACTCGGCCAAGCGGCCGCCCACGCTGTTCGTGATGCCCACCTGGAGCAAGGTGCGCGTCGACACCTTCGAGCAGAAGGTGAGGCGCTACTACCGCGATGTGGATGACCCCTGGTTCGCGCATTACCTCACCTACAGCTTCGCCGGCCTGCGGCACGGCCCCCGGGTGAATGAGGCCGAGCTCTTCGCCCAGTACCTGAAGGGGCAGCCGGTGCGGTACGACGACCCGGAGTACGTGCGGTTCATCCGCAGTTTCTTCGCCGAGCAGCTGGTTGCAGCGGAGCGCTTCCATGGCCCCGCCTTGGCCCGCGCCTTCGAGCTGGGCCAACCGGACAGCCTTGGTGCCATCCTCGCCGCGAACGACTTCCTCCGCGACGATGCCCGCCTGCGGGAGCTGGTGATGATCGACCTGCTGCACCAGCAGTACCACGGCCGCATCGTGAAGCGCGCCGGCGCCGAGGCCATCCTGCGCCGCGTGAGCGAGGCCTCGCCGTTCCCGGAGCACCGGCTCATCGCGGCCAACATGCTCTGGGACCTGACATCCATGCGCGTGGGGCAGCGGCTGCCGCCGATGCGGCTGGAGGATATGCAGGGGCGGGATCTGGCGCTCGACAGCCTGCTGGCCGGGCCGGTCTGCATCGTCTTCACCGCCAGCTGGTGCAGCTACTGCGACCTGGAGATGCAGGGCCTGGAGCAGCTCCACAGCGAGTACAAGGGCATCGTGCCCATCATCGCCATCGGCCTCGACCAGGACCCCGAGCCGCTCCGGCGCTACATCAAGGCGCACCCGGGCATGGGGTTCCGGTGGCTCCGCGCCCAGGCCGAGCAGCAGGTGCGCGACGACCTCCGGCTGAAGAGCCTGCCGGCCGTCTTCCTCCTCAACGATGGCGTGCTCGCACGCTCGCCTGCACCATTGCCCAGCAGAGGCCTCGGTGCCGTGTTCCACCAGGTGAAGGCCGAGGCGGAGCGCAGCGGCCGCATCAAGGTGTGGGACGAATGA
- a CDS encoding amino acid adenylation domain-containing protein, translated as MEKFIQDPRFVAVDFDPFTGPAIERTIPTTEAQREVLTASEMGVDASCAYNESVSLELKGTLDRSALEHAMHELVKRHESLRSTLNASGTRMLVTDEVKFELPFTDLSVLSEADRTRQLDAIAQKDMTTPFDLRNGPLFRAQLIQVASDVHLLRLSGHHVVCDGWSLGIMMAEISALYNAAKNGGAPKLPEASTFSAYSLATIDFAKSPDHAAVERYWLDLYKGSVPRLDLPTDRPRPKQKTYKGHRLDLLLQQDLVRGLKEVATRSGASFVTTLMTTFEVLLHKLTGDSDIVVGLPAAGQSDLGMKHLVGHCVNLLALRSRIDEERPFIEHLKARRTGVLDAFDNQKYTFGTLLRKLNVPREPGRIPLCPVVFNIDMNMDDGVAFDELQHRFISNPRAFENFELFLNATGNEGHLTLEWSYNTDLFDEATVRGWMDQLVSLIKRVSAAPNATIADLISDAALVGEQQMPKPEWTGRATAYPKVDIGSLFDEVAVKHADRTAVELLDQKLSYRELQQRVHALSAALIGMGVKPGEPVGLCMDRSFDMVVAMLATLRAGGCFVPFDPAYPADRLAFMFSDTDVKVMLTQRHLANALPRHNARSIFLDEVKPSGDSPAPKVSPDSPAYIMYTSGSTGTPKGVVVPHRAILRLVREQNFVAFGPDLCWLQLSNISFDASTLEIWGALLNGGRLALQAQQKPTLPEICDAIAKHKVTSAWFTVGLFNMLVDEQLDRLRGLKHILTGGDVLSVPHVKKALKALGPNVLINGYGPTENTTFTCCFPINSEASITDSVPIGFPLNNTTVHVLDEQRNPVPVGRKGELYTGGDGVALGYWRRDDLTAEKFIDDPFSGKSGAKLYRTGDIVKWQADGSIAFVGRADGQVKIRGFRVELGEIENALNDLPAVKDKVVIARQDGPGEKQLACYVVPSEAHKGPQDELLDTVREHLRGKLPTYMVPTGFVVMTELPLTANGKVDRRSLPAPTAQTSALKAEHVAPRNNIERALAAIWGKVLNTADIGIHDDFFDLGGHSLIGIQLLGQVEQQFNRTLPLKSLFEAPTIAQFAELLKGEGATHDWKNLSLIQPEGDGLPLFCVHGDEASHFIPKHLGNTRPFYAFFHQGEDGRRIEYASVEAIAAHFIRELKQAKPKGPYLLSGYSFGGIVAYEMAQQLTAAGEEVPVLAVFDTYAPGLHMKAVQADAKPWDGLKKAVMRGIVGRALRNGGIVPARFRNFYITDTYDQAVMSYRAKPYRGRLTVFKAERSWGPQQMGWESLASGGLEVAVVPGDHYDLIKEPNVAVLTERLTAILDHAGALERRAAG; from the coding sequence AGACCCCCGATTCGTCGCCGTCGACTTCGACCCCTTCACCGGGCCGGCGATCGAACGCACCATCCCCACCACGGAAGCACAGCGCGAAGTGCTCACCGCCTCCGAGATGGGCGTCGATGCCAGCTGCGCCTACAATGAGAGCGTGTCGCTGGAACTGAAGGGCACGCTCGACCGGTCCGCCCTGGAGCACGCGATGCACGAGCTCGTGAAGCGCCACGAATCACTGCGCTCCACGCTCAATGCCAGCGGCACACGCATGCTGGTGACCGACGAGGTGAAGTTCGAACTGCCCTTCACCGACCTCTCGGTGCTGAGCGAGGCGGACCGCACCAGGCAGCTCGACGCCATCGCGCAGAAGGACATGACCACGCCCTTCGACCTGCGCAACGGCCCGCTCTTCCGCGCGCAGCTGATCCAGGTCGCGAGCGATGTCCATCTGCTCCGCCTCTCCGGCCACCACGTGGTGTGCGACGGCTGGAGCCTCGGCATCATGATGGCCGAGATCAGCGCGTTGTACAACGCAGCGAAGAACGGCGGTGCACCGAAGCTGCCCGAAGCGAGCACCTTCAGCGCTTACAGCCTGGCGACGATCGACTTCGCCAAGAGCCCCGACCACGCGGCTGTCGAGCGCTACTGGCTCGACCTCTACAAAGGGTCCGTCCCGCGCCTCGACCTGCCCACCGACCGTCCGCGGCCCAAACAGAAGACCTACAAGGGCCACCGCCTCGACCTGCTGCTCCAGCAGGACCTGGTACGCGGTCTGAAGGAAGTGGCCACGCGCAGCGGCGCCAGCTTCGTGACCACCTTGATGACCACCTTCGAGGTGCTGCTTCACAAGCTCACCGGCGACAGCGACATCGTGGTGGGCCTGCCCGCCGCCGGTCAGAGCGACCTGGGCATGAAGCACCTGGTGGGCCATTGCGTGAACCTGCTCGCGCTGCGCAGCCGCATCGATGAGGAAAGACCCTTCATCGAGCACCTGAAGGCCCGGCGCACCGGCGTGCTCGACGCCTTCGACAACCAGAAGTACACCTTCGGCACCCTGCTGCGCAAGCTGAACGTGCCGCGCGAGCCCGGCCGCATCCCGCTCTGCCCGGTGGTGTTCAACATCGACATGAACATGGACGATGGCGTGGCCTTCGACGAGCTGCAGCATCGCTTCATCAGCAACCCGCGCGCCTTCGAGAACTTCGAGCTCTTCCTCAATGCCACCGGCAACGAGGGGCACCTCACGCTCGAATGGAGCTACAACACCGACCTCTTCGACGAGGCCACGGTGCGCGGCTGGATGGACCAGTTAGTGTCGCTGATCAAACGCGTGAGCGCCGCGCCGAATGCCACCATCGCAGACCTGATCAGTGACGCTGCCCTTGTTGGTGAGCAACAGATGCCGAAGCCTGAGTGGACCGGTCGTGCCACGGCGTATCCGAAGGTGGACATCGGCAGCCTCTTCGATGAGGTGGCTGTGAAGCACGCCGATCGCACCGCCGTGGAACTGCTCGATCAAAAGCTGAGCTACCGCGAGCTGCAGCAGCGTGTGCATGCGTTGAGCGCCGCGCTCATCGGCATGGGCGTGAAGCCCGGCGAGCCGGTGGGCCTGTGCATGGACCGCAGCTTCGACATGGTGGTGGCCATGCTCGCCACGCTTCGCGCCGGCGGCTGCTTCGTGCCCTTCGATCCCGCCTACCCAGCCGACCGCCTAGCCTTCATGTTCAGCGACACCGACGTGAAGGTGATGCTGACGCAGCGCCACCTGGCGAATGCATTGCCGAGGCACAACGCGCGCAGCATCTTCCTCGATGAAGTGAAGCCAAGCGGTGATTCACCCGCGCCTAAGGTCTCGCCGGACTCACCCGCTTACATCATGTACACCAGCGGGAGCACCGGCACACCGAAAGGCGTGGTGGTGCCGCATCGTGCCATCCTCCGCCTGGTGCGCGAGCAGAACTTCGTCGCCTTCGGCCCCGACCTCTGCTGGCTGCAGCTCTCGAACATCAGCTTCGATGCGAGCACCCTGGAGATCTGGGGCGCCCTGCTCAACGGCGGAAGGCTCGCCCTGCAAGCCCAGCAGAAGCCCACGCTGCCGGAGATCTGCGATGCCATCGCCAAGCACAAGGTCACCAGCGCGTGGTTCACCGTGGGGCTCTTCAACATGCTGGTGGATGAGCAGCTCGACCGCTTGCGCGGACTGAAGCACATCCTCACGGGTGGCGATGTGCTGAGCGTGCCGCACGTGAAGAAGGCCTTGAAGGCACTCGGCCCCAACGTGCTCATCAACGGCTATGGCCCCACGGAGAACACCACCTTCACCTGCTGCTTCCCCATCAACAGCGAAGCGAGCATCACCGACAGCGTGCCCATCGGCTTCCCGCTGAACAACACCACCGTGCATGTGCTCGACGAGCAGCGCAATCCCGTGCCCGTGGGCCGCAAGGGCGAGCTCTACACCGGTGGCGACGGCGTGGCGCTGGGCTATTGGAGGCGCGACGACCTCACGGCGGAGAAGTTCATCGACGACCCCTTCAGCGGGAAGAGCGGCGCCAAGCTCTACCGCACCGGCGACATCGTGAAGTGGCAGGCCGATGGCAGCATCGCCTTCGTCGGCCGCGCCGATGGGCAGGTGAAGATCCGCGGCTTCCGCGTGGAGCTCGGCGAGATCGAGAACGCGCTGAACGACCTGCCCGCCGTGAAGGACAAGGTGGTCATCGCCCGTCAGGATGGTCCTGGCGAGAAGCAGCTGGCCTGCTATGTCGTGCCCTCGGAAGCGCACAAGGGCCCACAGGACGAGCTCCTCGACACGGTGCGTGAGCACTTGCGCGGGAAGCTGCCCACCTACATGGTGCCCACGGGTTTCGTGGTGATGACCGAATTGCCGCTCACCGCGAACGGAAAGGTCGACCGCCGATCCTTGCCCGCACCCACCGCGCAGACCAGCGCGCTGAAGGCCGAGCACGTGGCGCCGCGCAACAACATCGAGCGCGCGCTCGCCGCCATCTGGGGCAAGGTGCTCAACACAGCGGACATCGGCATTCACGACGACTTCTTCGACCTCGGCGGCCACTCGCTCATCGGGATCCAACTGCTCGGGCAGGTGGAGCAGCAGTTCAACCGGACGCTGCCGCTGAAGTCGCTCTTCGAGGCCCCGACCATCGCGCAGTTCGCGGAGCTGCTGAAGGGCGAAGGCGCAACCCACGATTGGAAGAACCTCTCGCTCATCCAGCCCGAGGGCGATGGGCTTCCGCTATTCTGCGTGCACGGCGATGAGGCCAGCCACTTCATCCCGAAGCACCTCGGAAATACGCGGCCTTTCTATGCCTTCTTCCACCAAGGCGAGGACGGCAGGCGCATCGAATACGCATCCGTGGAAGCGATCGCCGCGCACTTCATCCGCGAGTTGAAGCAGGCGAAGCCCAAGGGCCCGTACCTCCTCAGCGGATACTCCTTCGGCGGCATCGTGGCCTACGAGATGGCCCAGCAGCTCACCGCGGCTGGCGAGGAAGTGCCGGTGCTCGCCGTGTTCGACACCTATGCGCCCGGGCTGCACATGAAGGCGGTCCAGGCGGATGCGAAGCCCTGGGACGGCCTGAAGAAGGCGGTGATGCGGGGCATCGTGGGCAGGGCCTTGCGCAACGGGGGCATCGTGCCCGCGCGATTCCGGAACTTCTACATCACCGATACCTACGACCAAGCGGTCATGTCCTATCGCGCGAAACCATACCGCGGCAGGCTCACCGTGTTCAAGGCCGAACGGTCATGGGGCCCCCAACAGATGGGATGGGAATCCCTCGCCTCAGGCGGCCTTGAGGTGGCGGTGGTGCCCGGCGACCACTACGACCTGATCAAGGAGCCCAACGTGGCCGTGCTGACGGAGCGCCTGACCGCGATCCTCGACCATGCCGGTGCACTCGAGCGCCGCGCCGCAGGCTGA